The Arachis ipaensis cultivar K30076 chromosome B03, Araip1.1, whole genome shotgun sequence region TACTCGAAAATTATACAGAATCCTTCATATATGGAACTTCAGAAGGCAAACAACCAAGGGAGAAGATGCACCTGGGAGAAGCTTTCGGCCATAAAAGCTAATTGCGGAATTGAGCTTGCTCTTGATGAGTGTGTTGTAATGCTCAATCATATGAGAAGACTCAAACGAAGTGCTGTAAGAGCGGCAGCTGCTGTTTCTTCTCAAGGTCCCAGTTTTCCCCCTGCTGTCAAGTTCTGTGGTGCAAGAAGAATTCCTTCATGGAATGTTATTGCACGAGAAAATTCAACAGGATCCCTTGAAGATCTTATTCTAGGCGCTAACGGTCCCAATGAAACCTCCGGtaaaaattggaagtccaaccgTAGCGCATATGATGGAAGTGACTGTGAATCTGAATGTAGTGACTCAAATTCTTGGACAAGAACTGGGGGGCCTTTAATGAGAACTACTTCGTCCAATCTGTTCATTGACTTCGTCCAGCACTTAGAAATTGATATTGAACCTAGTACAAGCATGCCGGGTCGTACTACGCCTCACGATTTTCAATATCACAGTCCCAGGGTGACAACACCGGATAGGAGCTCCTCAGAATCCGACCAGAGGGAAAACGGCAACAAGGTTTTCACGAATGGATCTAGCATAATGGTAACTGAAGGCGATCTTTTGCAGCCTGAAAGGATCCATAATGGGATTGTGTTCAATGTTATCAAGAAAGAAGACTTGTCACCTTCAAGTAGGAGTCATGATAGTTTTAGCAATGAAGTCGCCGAGTCTGTCCAAATTTATTGTCCAGGGAAGGAGATGGACACTGCTAGCACAGTTTCTGATTCCGAAAATGGCGACAATGAAACAATTACCCTAGACAACAACTCCGAAGTTGATTCCAGTGCCGATTTGGGTAAGGATAAAACCGTTGCTGACCGTTAACTCTTGGCAATTTTCCCTGGTGACTTCAATACTTCGATGCTATTGAACGTAGATTGTTAATAGCA contains the following coding sequences:
- the LOC107632484 gene encoding triacylglycerol lipase SDP1-like, which produces MEVKHRCNQILELGFPLGGIAKLFAQEWEGDVTVVMPATLAQYSKIIQNPSYMELQKANNQGRRCTWEKLSAIKANCGIELALDECVVMLNHMRRLKRSAVRAAAAVSSQGPSFPPAVKFCGARRIPSWNVIARENSTGSLEDLILGANGPNETSGKNWKSNRSAYDGSDCESECSDSNSWTRTGGPLMRTTSSNLFIDFVQHLEIDIEPSTSMPGRTTPHDFQYHSPRVTTPDRSSSESDQRENGNKVFTNGSSIMVTEGDLLQPERIHNGIVFNVIKKEDLSPSSRSHDSFSNEVAESVQIYCPGKEMDTASTVSDSENGDNETITLDNNSEVDSSADLGKDKTVADR